From the Chloroflexus aurantiacus J-10-fl genome, one window contains:
- a CDS encoding LCP family protein → MERPRRTEQKQRRISPQGSARERVALLRAQRRRRWRWLWVTGGIVLLLLLALAGAGWLWQTVAGMRQPDLRPAGTVVPTNAVFRQPFTVLLLGVDRRPDGSEGVRSDTLILAYVHPTERWASLLSIPRDTVATIPGLGEQKINVAYSYGYQHATELYGADADPAAAGAALTAETVAQFLNIPVDYVAQIDFAGFERFIDKLGGVVIDVPYPVLDSSFPTADYGYERIFIPAGLQVINGETALKYARSRHGSSDFERARRQQMLLRAVLETVRTRGVFEQASLLTALIDEARRSVKTTLPIDDPAALRELMTLAQTIDSQRIATFSINPREVAIVAEIGSDIYWNRRDVAAMVERLRAGPRINAEQARIQVLNGTPVNGLAARISRALANANFQTLPAANTDRRETTILIDYTGKPATLARLAGHLGLPASQVFASPPDDAPPQPLGADIVLLIGQDYDPAWAMAP, encoded by the coding sequence ATGGAGCGACCACGGCGCACTGAACAAAAACAGCGACGCATATCGCCCCAGGGCAGTGCACGCGAGCGGGTTGCCTTGCTGCGTGCCCAGCGCCGACGACGGTGGCGGTGGTTGTGGGTAACAGGTGGTATCGTGCTGTTGCTCTTGCTGGCGCTGGCCGGTGCCGGCTGGCTATGGCAAACCGTTGCCGGAATGCGGCAACCCGATCTACGACCTGCCGGAACAGTGGTGCCGACGAACGCAGTGTTTCGTCAGCCGTTTACCGTATTATTGCTGGGAGTTGATCGTCGCCCTGATGGCAGCGAAGGCGTTCGCAGCGATACCCTGATCCTGGCTTACGTGCATCCGACAGAACGTTGGGCCAGTTTGCTCTCGATCCCACGCGATACGGTTGCCACAATTCCCGGCCTGGGTGAGCAGAAGATCAACGTCGCGTATAGTTATGGTTATCAGCACGCGACCGAACTCTACGGCGCAGATGCCGATCCGGCAGCCGCCGGGGCAGCGCTGACCGCCGAAACGGTGGCTCAGTTCCTGAACATCCCGGTTGATTATGTTGCTCAGATTGATTTTGCCGGTTTCGAGCGCTTCATTGATAAACTCGGTGGGGTAGTAATTGATGTTCCGTACCCGGTGCTCGATAGTAGTTTTCCAACCGCAGATTACGGCTACGAACGGATCTTCATTCCTGCCGGTTTACAGGTGATCAATGGTGAGACAGCGCTGAAGTATGCACGGTCACGCCACGGATCGAGCGACTTCGAGCGCGCCCGACGGCAGCAGATGCTGTTGCGCGCCGTGCTGGAAACCGTCCGCACGCGTGGAGTGTTTGAACAGGCCAGCTTGTTAACAGCATTGATTGACGAAGCCCGGCGTAGTGTGAAGACGACGCTGCCTATCGATGATCCAGCGGCCCTGCGTGAACTGATGACGCTGGCCCAGACGATTGACAGTCAGCGTATCGCTACCTTCAGTATCAACCCACGCGAAGTGGCGATTGTCGCTGAAATTGGTTCAGACATCTACTGGAACCGCCGGGATGTAGCAGCGATGGTCGAACGATTGCGGGCCGGGCCACGGATCAATGCTGAACAGGCGCGGATACAGGTGTTGAATGGCACGCCGGTGAATGGATTGGCAGCCCGGATTAGTCGGGCACTTGCTAACGCCAATTTTCAGACCCTTCCGGCGGCTAACACGGATCGGCGAGAAACAACCATTCTGATCGACTATACCGGTAAACCGGCGACACTGGCCCGTCTTGCCGGGCATCTTGGGTTACCGGCCAGCCAGGTCTTTGCCTCACCACCAGACGATGCGCCCCCGCAACCATTGGGAGCGGATATTGTGTTGTTGATCGGACAGGATTACGATCCAGCCTGGGCAATGGCACCATAA
- a CDS encoding PP2C family protein-serine/threonine phosphatase, which yields MADLEMRVAVAKVPRYGDRESGDTLETIERPGGGFSFVLVDGQGNGRSAKTLSHLVATRAITLLKDGARDGAVARAVHDYLYTYRMGQASATLNILSVDFASSKILVTRNNPAPFFVITPQELRSFNTPSTPIGLHPLIRPQISEIPIAAYTYVVLFTDGLLRAGERRGEDLGLPNYLAAWPAHEGRDPQTLVDSIMNQALELDDGQPVDDMSIVVLGILPVSGVPGLRRMTVSAPIIATGQYEPPDEPEMVDE from the coding sequence ATGGCCGATCTGGAAATGCGTGTCGCAGTTGCCAAAGTTCCCCGCTATGGAGATCGGGAGAGTGGTGATACGCTCGAGACGATAGAGCGTCCGGGTGGCGGCTTCTCGTTTGTGCTGGTTGATGGGCAGGGGAATGGCCGAAGTGCCAAGACGTTATCGCATCTGGTTGCAACGCGGGCAATTACCCTCTTGAAAGATGGCGCTCGTGATGGAGCGGTAGCGCGGGCTGTCCACGATTATCTCTATACCTATCGGATGGGCCAGGCATCAGCAACGCTGAATATCCTTTCGGTTGATTTCGCCAGCTCCAAGATTCTGGTGACGCGCAATAATCCAGCGCCATTCTTTGTTATAACGCCACAAGAGTTACGCAGCTTTAATACGCCGTCAACCCCGATTGGCTTACATCCACTGATACGACCGCAAATCAGCGAGATACCAATTGCCGCCTATACTTATGTTGTTCTGTTTACCGACGGCTTACTACGTGCAGGTGAACGACGCGGCGAAGACCTTGGTCTCCCGAACTATCTGGCAGCCTGGCCGGCGCACGAGGGACGCGATCCGCAAACGCTGGTTGATAGCATTATGAATCAGGCGCTTGAATTGGACGACGGTCAGCCGGTTGATGATATGAGCATTGTGGTGCTCGGCATTCTGCCGGTCAGTGGCGTTCCTGGGTTACGACGAATGACGGTCAGTGCACCGATTATTGCGACCGGTCAATACGAACCTCCCGATGAACCGGAAATGGTTGATGAGTAG
- a CDS encoding aldehyde dehydrogenase family protein: MSTPRVFHNLIGGEFVPAQSGKTFERRNPADTRDVVGIFADSDERDVHAAVEAAKAAFPQWSKVPAPKRGEILLRAAELLQARKEQYSRDLTREMGKPLFEAGGDIVEAIGMAQYAGSEGRRMHGVTTPSELPNKFQMSIRQPIGVVGLITPWNFPMAIASWKMLPAIVCGNTVVIKPGEDASVSTYNLVQCLMEAGLPPGVVNIVTGYGPRAGQPLVEHPDVPVISFTGSTETGRLVYELGARRIKRVSLEMGGKNPLIVMPDADLDLALDGVLWAAFGTTGQRCTATSRLIVHRAVAKELVERIVARAQSLRVGNGLDPATEMGPLVNEKQLQRVLNYIDIGKQEGATLLCGGYRLTGGDYDYGYFIAPTVFTNVTSQMRIAREEIFGPVLSVIEVDSLDEAVAIANDVAYGLSSAIYTRDINAAFRAMQALQAGIVYINAPTIGAEIHLPFGGVKATGNGHREAGPTMLDVFSEWKSVYIDYSGALQRAQIDNAD, translated from the coding sequence GTGTCCACACCACGTGTATTTCACAATTTGATTGGCGGCGAATTCGTGCCTGCGCAGAGCGGAAAGACCTTTGAGCGTCGTAATCCGGCGGATACCCGCGACGTGGTAGGCATCTTTGCCGATAGCGATGAGCGCGATGTGCACGCGGCTGTTGAAGCAGCCAAGGCGGCATTTCCCCAATGGAGCAAGGTACCGGCGCCTAAGCGCGGCGAGATTCTGCTCCGGGCAGCCGAACTCTTACAGGCGCGCAAAGAGCAGTACAGTCGCGACCTGACACGCGAAATGGGGAAACCGTTGTTTGAAGCCGGCGGCGATATTGTTGAAGCCATCGGGATGGCCCAATACGCCGGTAGCGAGGGGCGTCGGATGCATGGTGTGACGACCCCTTCCGAATTACCCAACAAGTTTCAGATGAGTATCCGGCAACCGATTGGGGTGGTGGGCCTGATTACGCCGTGGAACTTCCCGATGGCAATTGCATCCTGGAAGATGCTGCCGGCGATTGTCTGTGGCAACACAGTGGTCATTAAACCGGGAGAGGATGCCTCGGTCAGCACCTACAATCTGGTGCAATGTCTGATGGAAGCCGGCCTGCCCCCTGGCGTGGTCAATATCGTCACCGGATACGGGCCACGAGCCGGGCAACCACTGGTTGAACATCCCGATGTGCCGGTGATCTCGTTTACGGGTAGCACTGAAACCGGGCGGCTGGTGTACGAATTAGGAGCACGACGGATCAAACGGGTAAGCCTGGAGATGGGTGGGAAGAACCCGTTGATCGTGATGCCTGATGCCGATCTCGATCTGGCTCTCGATGGCGTATTGTGGGCCGCTTTTGGGACGACCGGCCAGCGCTGTACGGCAACCAGCCGTCTGATCGTCCATCGTGCCGTGGCTAAAGAGCTGGTCGAACGGATTGTAGCTCGTGCGCAATCCTTGCGGGTAGGTAACGGACTTGATCCGGCAACCGAAATGGGTCCGCTGGTCAACGAGAAGCAGTTGCAGCGTGTGCTGAACTACATTGACATCGGAAAGCAAGAGGGGGCAACGTTGTTGTGCGGCGGCTATCGCCTGACCGGTGGTGACTACGATTATGGCTACTTCATTGCGCCAACCGTATTTACCAACGTCACCTCCCAGATGCGAATTGCCCGCGAAGAGATCTTCGGGCCGGTACTGAGCGTGATCGAAGTTGATAGTCTCGATGAGGCTGTTGCCATTGCCAACGATGTCGCCTACGGCCTCAGTTCGGCGATCTACACCCGCGACATCAACGCCGCGTTCCGGGCAATGCAGGCGTTGCAGGCCGGGATTGTCTACATTAACGCACCAACGATTGGCGCCGAGATCCATCTGCCTTTTGGTGGTGTCAAAGCCACCGGCAATGGACACCGCGAAGCCGGCCCGACCATGCTCGATGTCTTCTCCGAATGGAAGAGTGTGTACATCGATTACAGTGGTGCCTTGCAACGGGCGCAGATTGACAATGCCGATTAA
- a CDS encoding response regulator, translated as MLTAILLIAAYGVFLFIESIEQEGWAGRQREAAQNAVRTIDDFLLRVEDTLVLLGSLSAEQIHQSPDLAPELLNRIPAWVEIVRVDPDGQVIASATRDRALLADLVTIPLSNWFREARSGKSYLGPLYITADSEPYLIMAVPASDGGVVASRLRANLLWETVAAIRFGRTGNAYIVDEYGTIIAHPNPQLALSYTSISERPEFRSFPPDGEQRFYINLFGEETLGVALAIPGTPWRLFAEIPEAEATELSTQAGITFTFSLIIFGVVMVLAVNYLLNRFVFRTLEELQQGAERIGSGDLSHPLPVPPEQELAQVAQSFNTMMHQLRTRNTEIARQTANLKAEIQERRRVEQELIKARDAAEAASRAKSTFLATMSHELRTPLTAIIGYSQLLEQLVSKGIYDTVAHDVGRIRAAGTHLLALINDILDISKIEAGRMTVSVEYADVADLVRSAVNTIIPQIEKNRNRLHVHCPPDIGILNSDATKVRQALINLLSNAAKFTEDGEVTLTVSRYQKDHQTWFRFVVADTGIGIPADKHDKLFKAFSQVDDSPTRKYGGTGLGLALSQRLCELIGGRITMESAVGVGSTFTMEIPEIPGDPLTTSTLDLDELPSQMTSEQPVAIDASVPVMPVSNAIILVIDDDPTVGTMIQRLMAAGEAYVVTATTGAEGLRLATDLVPDLIVLDLKLPDLHGLEVLARLRDNPELTNVPIVVLTIDEQSRRSITFPIAEYLVKPVALETLLEVVKRYCRPQSTSSTDHILLVEDDQRLAELLERTLRTAGWSVEVTFDGEAGLAAALARPPGLILLDYMLPKLDGLQFLAQLRADPVGQTIPVILMTARDLSTAERQQLAASADAIQYKAELDIETLITHIRNMLTHARSTSADSTISG; from the coding sequence ATGCTAACGGCAATTCTCCTGATCGCCGCTTACGGTGTCTTTCTGTTTATCGAGTCGATTGAACAAGAGGGATGGGCGGGACGTCAACGCGAAGCGGCGCAGAATGCGGTGCGTACCATTGATGATTTTTTGCTGCGGGTTGAAGATACGCTGGTACTGCTCGGTTCCCTCTCGGCTGAACAGATCCACCAGTCGCCCGACCTGGCTCCAGAGCTTCTCAACCGGATACCGGCGTGGGTGGAAATTGTTCGTGTCGATCCAGATGGTCAGGTTATTGCCTCAGCGACACGTGATCGCGCACTGCTGGCTGACCTCGTCACCATACCACTCTCCAACTGGTTTCGCGAGGCACGCAGCGGTAAGAGTTATCTTGGCCCTCTCTACATCACTGCCGATAGCGAACCCTATCTTATTATGGCAGTACCGGCCAGTGATGGTGGTGTCGTTGCCAGTCGATTGCGGGCAAATTTGCTCTGGGAAACGGTGGCAGCAATTCGATTTGGGCGTACCGGCAATGCGTACATTGTCGATGAATATGGCACCATCATCGCACATCCTAATCCGCAGCTTGCCCTCTCGTATACATCGATTAGTGAGCGCCCTGAATTTCGTAGCTTTCCCCCCGATGGCGAGCAACGCTTTTACATTAATCTCTTCGGTGAGGAGACGCTTGGGGTAGCACTTGCTATCCCCGGCACGCCATGGCGGCTATTCGCCGAAATTCCTGAAGCAGAAGCCACCGAGTTGTCAACCCAGGCTGGTATTACCTTTACATTCAGCCTGATAATCTTTGGCGTCGTTATGGTGCTCGCCGTCAACTACCTGCTCAACCGCTTTGTTTTTCGCACTTTGGAGGAGTTACAGCAGGGGGCTGAACGGATCGGAAGTGGTGATTTATCACACCCCTTACCTGTACCACCTGAACAAGAACTGGCTCAGGTTGCTCAATCCTTCAACACCATGATGCATCAGTTACGCACGCGCAATACGGAGATTGCCCGTCAGACGGCAAATTTGAAAGCTGAAATTCAGGAGCGTCGTCGGGTCGAACAAGAATTGATCAAAGCCCGTGACGCTGCCGAGGCGGCATCACGCGCCAAGAGCACGTTCCTTGCCACGATGAGCCATGAGTTGCGTACCCCATTGACGGCAATTATTGGCTATAGTCAGCTTCTGGAACAACTGGTGAGCAAAGGGATATACGATACAGTAGCGCACGATGTTGGGCGTATTCGGGCAGCCGGTACGCATCTGCTTGCCCTTATTAATGATATCCTCGACATCTCGAAGATCGAGGCCGGTCGGATGACGGTGAGTGTCGAGTATGCGGATGTGGCCGATCTGGTGCGATCTGCCGTGAATACGATCATTCCCCAAATCGAGAAGAATCGCAATCGGCTCCATGTCCATTGTCCGCCGGACATAGGCATTCTGAACAGCGACGCAACAAAAGTGCGTCAGGCTCTGATTAATCTGCTAAGTAATGCAGCCAAGTTTACCGAAGACGGTGAGGTCACTCTGACTGTCAGCCGGTATCAAAAGGATCATCAAACCTGGTTCCGTTTTGTCGTTGCCGATACCGGTATCGGCATTCCGGCTGACAAGCATGATAAGTTATTCAAAGCATTTTCGCAGGTCGATGACTCGCCAACCCGTAAATACGGTGGCACTGGCCTGGGTCTGGCATTGAGCCAGCGGTTGTGTGAGCTTATCGGGGGCCGGATTACGATGGAGAGTGCCGTTGGGGTTGGTTCAACTTTTACGATGGAAATTCCTGAAATCCCTGGCGATCCTCTAACAACGTCTACATTGGATTTAGATGAACTGCCTTCTCAAATGACAAGTGAACAACCGGTTGCCATTGACGCATCGGTACCGGTGATGCCGGTGAGTAATGCCATCATTCTCGTCATTGATGATGATCCGACAGTCGGAACGATGATTCAGCGTCTCATGGCGGCAGGTGAGGCGTATGTTGTGACAGCGACAACCGGTGCAGAAGGCTTGCGTCTGGCAACCGATCTTGTTCCCGACCTGATTGTTCTCGATCTCAAACTACCCGATCTCCATGGGCTGGAAGTTCTGGCCCGCCTGCGCGACAATCCTGAACTAACCAACGTTCCGATAGTTGTATTGACTATCGATGAGCAATCACGGCGCAGTATTACCTTTCCCATTGCCGAGTATCTCGTTAAACCGGTCGCACTTGAAACGCTCCTGGAGGTGGTTAAACGCTATTGTCGACCCCAATCTACATCCTCTACTGACCATATCCTGCTGGTTGAAGACGATCAGAGGTTGGCTGAACTGCTGGAACGAACGTTACGCACTGCTGGCTGGTCGGTTGAAGTAACCTTTGATGGCGAGGCTGGTCTTGCCGCAGCTCTGGCTCGACCACCAGGATTAATTCTGTTAGACTACATGTTACCGAAACTCGATGGTTTGCAATTCCTTGCTCAGTTGCGCGCTGATCCGGTTGGTCAGACTATTCCGGTGATCTTGATGACTGCGCGTGACTTGTCTACCGCTGAACGGCAGCAACTGGCAGCAAGCGCGGATGCTATTCAGTATAAGGCTGAATTGGATATAGAGACGCTTATTACGCATATTCGCAACATGTTGACGCACGCTCGCTCAACTTCTGCTGATAGTACTATTTCGGGATAA
- a CDS encoding response regulator, whose product MAKILIVEDDSNNRDLIARIVELMGHQPILAIDGAQGVALARSEQPDLIIMDMGLPVLNGWQATHRIKSQPATRHIPVLALTAYAMNEDRIRSLVAGCDDFETKPIDFNRFREKVDALLARRVD is encoded by the coding sequence ATGGCAAAGATTCTGATCGTCGAAGATGATAGCAATAACCGGGACTTGATCGCACGTATCGTTGAACTCATGGGACATCAGCCAATTCTGGCAATTGATGGGGCGCAGGGTGTTGCCCTGGCACGTAGTGAACAACCTGACTTGATCATCATGGATATGGGTCTACCAGTGCTCAATGGCTGGCAGGCAACTCACCGTATTAAGTCGCAACCGGCAACCAGGCACATCCCTGTCCTGGCCCTCACGGCATACGCGATGAATGAAGATCGGATACGGTCGTTGGTTGCAGGTTGTGATGATTTCGAGACCAAGCCGATTGATTTCAATCGCTTCCGTGAAAAGGTAGATGCATTACTTGCACGGCGGGTAGACTAG
- a CDS encoding polyamine ABC transporter substrate-binding protein — MPQAILDAFQAETGVTVEYRIYEEQPAAIEQMRAGADYDLVVMGSFFVPQLIKDGLLAPIDYRQIPKFRYVSANFRDLSYDPGGKHSIVYQWGVGGLVVRPDLLERPVTRWADLWDPSLDGKIAMWVTEDDLFAIALKSIGQPLGTTDPAVLDQAAERIRELLPRIVALDPTMPNAATLLADGTYPIVYGWAFDALEAQSLNPAVEFVLPEEGAILWIDTFVVPASSTRKSLAWQFIDFVLRPEMSALITNEIFVATANEFASQFIDPALRDHPWVFPSGTDLMNAEYLEELPPDILSYRHQLWQELESITTR, encoded by the coding sequence ATGCCGCAGGCGATTCTGGATGCCTTCCAGGCTGAGACTGGGGTTACGGTTGAGTACCGTATCTATGAAGAACAGCCCGCTGCTATCGAGCAAATGCGGGCCGGCGCCGATTACGACCTGGTGGTCATGGGGAGTTTTTTTGTACCGCAACTGATCAAGGATGGTCTGCTTGCACCGATTGATTATCGTCAGATTCCCAAATTCCGCTATGTCAGTGCGAATTTTCGCGATCTGAGTTACGACCCCGGCGGGAAACATTCAATTGTCTATCAGTGGGGGGTTGGAGGATTGGTGGTACGGCCTGATTTACTTGAGCGACCGGTGACGCGCTGGGCCGATCTGTGGGATCCGTCTTTGGACGGTAAGATTGCCATGTGGGTGACAGAAGATGACTTGTTTGCCATTGCCCTCAAATCAATCGGCCAACCCCTGGGTACGACCGATCCGGCAGTACTAGACCAGGCTGCCGAACGCATTCGTGAACTACTCCCTCGGATTGTTGCCCTCGATCCCACGATGCCTAATGCCGCAACATTGTTGGCTGACGGCACCTATCCGATTGTGTATGGCTGGGCGTTTGATGCACTGGAAGCACAGTCGCTCAATCCGGCGGTTGAGTTTGTATTGCCGGAAGAAGGGGCCATACTCTGGATCGATACATTTGTTGTACCGGCCAGTAGCACTCGCAAGTCACTGGCGTGGCAGTTTATCGATTTTGTCTTGCGTCCAGAAATGAGTGCCCTGATTACCAACGAGATCTTTGTTGCTACTGCGAATGAATTTGCGTCGCAATTCATCGATCCAGCATTGCGTGATCATCCCTGGGTCTTTCCCAGTGGAACCGATCTGATGAACGCCGAATATCTGGAAGAACTACCACCGGACATCCTCTCTTATCGCCATCAACTCTGGCAAGAATTAGAGAGTATCACTACGAGGTGA
- a CDS encoding alpha/beta hydrolase gives MTTIRTIERRPIIESGPAPLLLMLHGFGSHERDLFELADLIDDRMHIVSARAPIALPWGGFAWYELSGTPGRLVPDPVGRAQAIELLIKFVSELPGRIGTDPRRTYLFGFSQGAILSMALAWRIPEHLAGVIAANGYLDPALTTQPPAAGIARLPILQLHGTYDEVIPVEQARATRDVLAQYAPRHRYHEDPVGHSLHPNGLSLMQHWLAEQLDAPPPHDLA, from the coding sequence ATGACAACAATTCGTACTATTGAACGCAGGCCAATTATCGAGAGCGGACCGGCACCGTTGTTACTGATGCTGCACGGTTTCGGGAGTCACGAACGCGATCTCTTCGAGCTTGCCGATCTGATTGACGACCGGATGCATATCGTGAGTGCCCGGGCACCGATTGCGTTGCCGTGGGGCGGCTTTGCCTGGTATGAGCTAAGTGGTACACCCGGTCGGCTCGTTCCCGATCCGGTGGGTCGGGCGCAGGCCATCGAGTTGCTGATCAAGTTTGTCAGCGAATTGCCTGGCCGGATCGGAACTGATCCGCGGCGAACCTATCTGTTCGGCTTTAGCCAGGGGGCGATTCTCAGTATGGCGCTGGCCTGGCGCATTCCCGAACACCTGGCCGGCGTGATTGCAGCGAACGGCTACCTTGATCCGGCCCTGACCACACAACCACCCGCTGCCGGCATTGCCCGTCTGCCGATCTTGCAATTGCACGGCACCTACGATGAAGTCATTCCGGTTGAACAGGCACGAGCGACCCGTGATGTGCTGGCCCAATACGCACCACGCCATCGCTATCATGAAGACCCGGTAGGACACAGTCTGCATCCAAATGGCTTGAGCCTGATGCAGCACTGGTTGGCCGAACAGCTCGACGCCCCGCCACCGCACGATCTCGCGTAG
- a CDS encoding LysM peptidoglycan-binding domain-containing protein, whose amino-acid sequence MLTETTLWLLLLFILLAPLVGALVLRMVQHLIGSIGIAAGMTTILVMAAVALLTIARNPLPPLRIGDLTILPAWVPPVVDTMSEEPLIMPTLPVLPTLTPRPTVTITATATPEPSPTSEPTPTVEPTPEPTPTLAPTESGPRRYTVQAGDTLRTIAEQFGVTIEALLQANNLTPAQGDNLQVGQELVIP is encoded by the coding sequence ATGCTGACTGAAACGACACTCTGGCTCTTACTCCTCTTTATCTTGCTGGCACCACTGGTCGGCGCCCTCGTGTTGCGAATGGTGCAGCACTTGATTGGTAGCATCGGCATCGCCGCCGGGATGACGACCATCCTTGTGATGGCAGCCGTTGCCCTGTTGACTATCGCCCGCAACCCGTTACCGCCACTACGGATCGGCGATCTAACGATCCTCCCGGCGTGGGTGCCGCCGGTCGTTGATACAATGAGTGAAGAACCATTGATAATGCCAACATTGCCGGTGTTACCAACCCTGACACCACGGCCAACGGTCACGATAACGGCAACCGCAACACCAGAACCATCTCCAACGTCTGAACCAACGCCAACCGTTGAACCAACACCGGAACCGACACCTACCCTCGCCCCAACGGAAAGTGGCCCACGACGGTACACGGTGCAGGCCGGTGATACATTGCGGACGATTGCTGAGCAATTTGGGGTTACAATTGAGGCACTCTTGCAAGCCAATAATCTCACTCCAGCCCAGGGGGATAACCTGCAAGTTGGACAGGAACTGGTGATTCCATGA
- a CDS encoding ABC transporter substrate-binding protein: MRILFIMASLLLAACSPGAIINPVSTPPKLTVTGWVGYMPQAIIDAFSAETGVSVEYIGYDTPEEALIALEQGANYDLMIMVNSLVPDLIAAGKLAPLNYANIPNARNISPSFRDLIFDPGGRHSIVYQWGTTGLLVRTDLVEQPITRWADLWKPDLAGKIVLWPIPRDTINVLLKSLGYSINTTDPGQLAVARERAAELAHRVTLTQEGDEVVTPYLLSDEHVVALGWTYDAFDAQAQNENIAYIIPAEGTILWFDNFVIPTTSSNRALAERFIDFVLRPEMSALVTNELAVATGNEVAYPLIDPALRNNPAIFPSGDVLQNAEIELSLDPTTQAIHNEIYAAFISAKP; the protein is encoded by the coding sequence ATGCGAATACTGTTTATCATGGCGAGCCTGTTGCTCGCGGCGTGCTCGCCTGGGGCTATCATCAACCCGGTCTCAACTCCTCCCAAACTGACGGTGACCGGTTGGGTTGGGTATATGCCTCAAGCCATCATTGATGCATTCAGTGCTGAGACTGGAGTGAGCGTCGAATATATTGGATACGACACACCCGAAGAGGCATTGATCGCCCTGGAACAGGGTGCTAACTACGATTTGATGATCATGGTCAATTCCTTAGTACCCGATCTGATTGCTGCCGGTAAACTTGCCCCCTTAAACTACGCGAACATTCCCAATGCCCGCAATATCAGCCCTAGCTTTCGCGATCTGATCTTTGATCCTGGGGGACGCCATTCAATCGTCTATCAGTGGGGCACAACTGGCTTACTGGTACGTACCGATCTGGTTGAACAACCAATCACACGCTGGGCCGATCTGTGGAAACCAGACCTCGCAGGGAAGATCGTGCTCTGGCCAATTCCCCGCGATACCATCAATGTGTTATTAAAGTCGCTTGGCTATTCGATCAACACTACTGATCCCGGCCAACTTGCTGTAGCTCGTGAACGGGCTGCCGAACTGGCTCACCGGGTAACCCTGACCCAGGAAGGTGATGAGGTTGTGACGCCCTATCTCCTGTCTGACGAGCACGTGGTTGCGCTCGGTTGGACGTATGACGCATTTGATGCTCAGGCGCAGAACGAGAATATCGCATACATCATACCTGCTGAGGGTACCATTCTCTGGTTTGACAACTTTGTCATTCCGACCACCAGCTCAAACAGGGCATTGGCCGAACGCTTTATCGATTTTGTGTTACGACCCGAGATGAGTGCACTTGTAACGAACGAACTGGCGGTAGCAACCGGTAACGAAGTAGCCTATCCACTGATTGATCCTGCTCTCCGTAACAACCCGGCTATTTTTCCATCCGGTGATGTCTTACAGAACGCTGAAATAGAATTGTCACTTGACCCGACAACACAAGCAATACATAATGAAATATACGCAGCCTTCATATCAGCAAAACCGTAA